The Paenibacillus sp. 481 DNA window GTACTAGCCTATGTTCACGAATGAAAAATATACATATACATAGTGGGGGGATCAATAAATGAGCTCACCGTACGGAACCGAACGTGTTGTCATTCGTATCGAACCGACTCGACAACATAGACAAACGGTTGAAGTGGAAGCAGCAACACGGCAAGGTCAAGGGCCATGCAACGAGGACAGTTGGATCGTCTGTCCCGAAAACCGTCTCTTCGCCGTAATTGACGGTGTATCCGGAATGGACGCCTATACGGATAGTGAAGGTCGAACATCCGGGGCGCTAGCCGCATTAACCTTGACCTCAGGGATTCAGTCCGAGGTCAGGGCATCTGCAAGCATAGAGCCGCTTGCACGGCTTCAGCGGGGAACGCTAAGCGCAAATGAGCAACTGCGCCAATTCATGATTGCGCACAATGTACCGTTCCAACAACCCGAGCACCGCTGGGGAGCTGCGCATGTGGCAGTCATCTTCGACGAGCATGTTGCGCATTGGGTACAAACAGGGGACTGTATGCTGTATGCTCGCTACACGTCTGGAGCTATTCGAGCGGTGACGCATGATGCAGTTGAGCCGTTTGATGCCGCCGCTTTGCGCGTGTGGCAGCAGGATGAGGCAGCCTGGCATCGTCACGAACGGCCAGAAGCTGTTAGTGATATGCTGCTCGCCAATCGTCGGCAAGCGAATAGGCCGCATGGCTACAGCGTCATGAATGGAGATCCGCAACTGCATCAGATGCTAGAGTCGGGTTCCTTGCCGCTAAGTGGCTTGAGCCATCTCATTATGATTTCAGACGGCTTGTATGAGTGGCGAGAGCATGACACCCCGCCTTCGGTGAGTTGGTTAGAGCAGTTGATCGAAGATGGCGTACAACGATATGCTGAGCGTTTGCAGCAATATGAGGACAACGATGCGTATTGCAACCAAGTGCCACGATTTAAAAAAAGTGATGACAAGACAGGCATCATTATTTCATTTTAATCGTCCACGCTCTACATATGAAAAAAAAGCCCCAAGCTGGATGGAACCGAGATCGAACGGTTTCATGCGGCGCGGGGCTTCTCTTCATTTTATTTAAACAGCGACTTAAATTCGCCGTAGCCAGCTTCGTCCAGCTCTTCCTTCGGAATAAAGCGGAGCGCAGCAGAGTTGATACAATAACGCAACCCGCCTTGCGAAGCAGGCCCATCGTCAAACACATGTCCGAGGTGAGAGTCGCCCAAGCGACTGCGCACCTCTGTACGGATCATGCCATGAGCCAAATCGAGCTTCTCCTCGACGTGGAACGGACGTAGCGGCTTCGTAAAGCTTGGCCAGCCGCAGCCGGAATCGTATTTTTCGCACGAACTGAACAAGGGCTCGCCTGATACGATATCCACATAAATGCCTTCGCGCTTATGATCCCAAAATTCATTTTGGAAGGGTGGCTCTGTGCCACTGTTCTGTGTCACATGAAATTGCATAGGAGAAAGTTTATGTTTCAAGTCAGCTCGTTCCGTATCTGTAACACCCCAATGCTCGGCGATAAATACATCACGCCCAGAACCTTGGCGGTAGCGCTTATAGTGAGCTGAATTTTTCAAATGGTAGTCTTGATGATATTCCTCAGCAGGGTAAAACGTATTCGCGGCAGCGATTTCAGTTGCAATCGGTTTATCGAAGCGGCCGCTTGCTTCTAAAGTACGTTTAGACTGCTCAGCCAATTCGCGCTGCTCGTCGCTATGATAAAAAATAGCTGTGCGATAAGAGGAGCCTCGATCATGGAACTGACCGCCCGCATCCGTAGGATCAACCTGCTGCCAAAAAATATCGAGCAATTTTTCATACGGAAACTGCTCGGGGTCAAAGGTGATTTGGACGGCTTCTGCATGTCCAGTTGTGTTCGTACATACTTCTTTATAATTAGGATTTTCCGTATGTCCACCGATATAGCCGGATACGATCGAGTGAATGCCTGGCAGCTCCTCAAATGGCGTCACCATGCACCAAAAGCATCCTCCGGCAAACGTTGCCAGCTCCCATTTAGGAGCGCCTGCTTGTGATTCTGTCATATGTATGTCCTCCCTCACGAACATGACTTTGCGTCACGCTGTTTATTTATATTTTTACATTCACAACGGTACAGCAATTTCAACAATAATAACTATACAACCTCAATATATACAATTGTGCCCGGAAGTACAATGTGCCGAGCAACTTAGCAAGCGAAAAAAAGGACAAGCAATATTTATATTTTTAGGCAAAATAAGGTTGATCATTTGGTGGCCCCATGCTATCATTAGCTCAAATCGAACATGATACTTCTTCAAAGGGGAGTAGCTAATACAGTAAAGTCGTCATTACGGGACGTGAGTCCTCGGCTTTATTGGCAACGGATTACGTTGTTTGCGAGACCTTTGCCGCAATGGTAAAGGTCTCTTTTTATTTGGGCGCCGTTACCTGCGTGGGTAGCGGCGTCTTCTTGTTCCCGTGTTCGAAGCTACTTAATTCACTTTGAAGGAGGAATGTAGGGATGGAATTATTCTCACCTGAATTTTGGATGGCACTCATGTCGATTATTTTGATTGATCTCGTCTTAGCAGGGGATAACGCAATCGTGATTGGCTTGGCAGCGCGGAACTTGCCTAAGGAGCAGCAAAGGAAAGTGATCTTATGGGGAACGTTCGGGGCAATTGCCATTCGGGCTGTCGCTACGCTGGGCGTGTTCTATTTGCTGCAAATTAAAGGTCTGCTCTTAATCGGAGGACTGCTACTGATCTGGATTGCAATTAAGTTGTTGGCGGATGAAAAAAGTCACAACCTCCAAGCAGAATACCATTTTTGGGCGGCAGTACGCACGATTGTAATTGCAGATGCGGTTATGGGATTAGACAATGTGCTTGCTGTCGCAGGTGCGGCTCATAACTCGCCGTTACTCGTTGTTCTTGGCTTAATCATTTCCATCCCGATCGTTATACTGGGTAGTACCATCATTTTGAAGTTTATCGACCGTTTCCCGATTATTATAACGCTGGGCTCCGCAGTTCTCGCATGGACGGCTGGAAAAATGATTGTGGGTGAATCTTTCCTTAAGCCCTACTTTGCAAATGGATTCGTCAAATACGGTTTCGAGCTAGCTCTCGTTGCTGTTGTACTTGTAACGGGGTGGCTGATCAAGCGGGCACGGGAGCGGAATAAGCCTACACAATTGCCGGACGATGACGATCTTTCACTGAAGCCAGCGCAAGGGGAATAAAGTCTTAACACATATTCATATGAAAAAAAGCCTGTCTTCGTGAGTGATCGCGAAGGCAGGCTTGCTTGTAAGGCTGGGATTATGGCGAACGGTGAATGGCGTATGGCTTATAGCACATACAGGTGATCGGTTATTCGCCTAACGTTTGTCGCTTCAAGCCTGGAATAAGGGCGAACGCGAACGTACATAGTGGTGAGAACCACAGGAAGAACGCGTATGGAGCGTAATCAAGCACCGTTAAGCCAAGTGCGCTAGTCATCATCGCTCCGCTTACTCCCCAAGGAATTAGCGGGTTCACGAGTGTGCCGCAATCTTCAAGCGTACGGGATAGTGTCAAGCGCGGAATACCGCGTTTTTCGTATTCGGCTTCGAACAGTTGTCCAGGTAGCAGAATGGACATGTACTGCTCGCCCGTAATGACGTTGACTCCGATTGCGCTAAGTCCGCTCGACACGACGAGCGTTTCTTTCCGTTTAACTGGCGCGATTACACGACTGAACAAGGCGTTAATTACGCCACCGTGTTGCAGTAATCCGCCGAGCGAGAACGCAATGGCGATCAGCGTCATTGCCCATGTCATCGACTGCAATCCGCCACGATTAATGATGTTTCCTACTTCTTCCATTGCGAATGTAGTCTTAAAGCCGTGCTGCATCGTAGCCATCAACTCAGGGACATTGGAATGTCCCTGCATGATGACAGCGACAACGAGCCCTGAACCGATGCCGAGCAGCATCGACACGAGAATCGGCAAACGCTTAAAGGCGGTAATTAGTACAACCGCTAGCGGCAGCAGCGTCCACGGCGAAATGTGGAACGCTTGGCTAATGTCACGCTGCATCGCTTGCAGCTGTGCTAAGTCGGTCTCCGCTGATGAGCCGAAAAATAAAAAGGCGATACATGTAAGTACAAACGCAGGTATAGTCGTCCGAGTCATATTGCGAATATGATCGGGAATTTGCACGCGAGAAATAGCGGCGGCAAAGTTCGTCGTGTCCGACAATGGCGACATTTTGTCACCGAAGCAGGCACCTGATACGACAGCGCCAGCTACGATCGCAGGATGGACGCCCATCGATTCGGACATGCCGATAAGTGCAACGCCGAATGTTCCGACTGTCGTCAAAGAACTGCCTACGAACATGGACACAACGACTGTCAACAGCAAGGCACTAATCGTAAACCATTGTGGTTGAAACCATGATGTGCCGTAGACGAGTAACGTCGGGATTGTCCCGCTCATCATCCAGACAGCGATTAAGACGCCGATTAGCGCAAGCAGCATAGCCGGAAAGACGGAAGATTGTAACCCTTTCAGCAGCGATTCTTCGACGGTTTTCCACGATTGACCAAATACCATAAGTAATGTTCCCGTCAAAATAGTCGCGATGATAAGGGGTACATGCGGCTCAGCTTGCCAGCCGAGTATGGTTAGCAATAGCCAACCAATGATTGTTACGAATATGATAATGCTTTGTTTAAACGTAACCGTTTCAGATTGAGTAGAATTCATAATGCCAGCTCCTTATTATAAATACAGTAACGATGTTTGAATGTATGAGTTGCCCGTAAAGGAAAAATCAAGTTCGCTCATCTCTACACTTTCTCGCTTGTTCGCTTACACGCTTGCACGCACTAAAGTGTTCGTAGTAATGCTTTATACTTTACCTCCTATTTAACGATTGGTCAATAAATTTTTGTTTTTTTAGTAATGTTCCATATTGTGTATGTTTAATTTTGAAAATAGAATGGCCGTACGTTTGTTCAGCAGTTATAATGTATGCGTTTACAAATTTATGAGTATTACACGTCTTACAACTGGCGATCCACCCCTCACCAAAAATCTCTCCTAAAAAAGAAGGTGACTTTGTGCAATGGTTAACTGGTTCGTTGCATCGCAAGCTTTCTGCGCTGCTTGTCGTTGCGATTATTATTCCCATCTTATGTTTAGGCTACGTTTCTTACAGCATTGCTTCATCTATTACGGAAGAAAAAGCAAAGCTGGCAAGCTTAAATACGCTGCGTCAGATGAGTGCCGTTATGGAAACGATAGCACAAGATGCGGAAAATATGTCTATATTTTTAATTGGACAACAAGAAATTCAACAATATTTATCGAGTAAGCAAGCAAACGCAGCGGCGTATATGCGTATGATCGGTTTTTTGACTAACTTGGCTTTTTCCAAAACGTACATTTCAGACATTCGCATCATCCCTTTTAATGGTAATTCCGAGCTGACCAATACGACGATATTCTCTTCACAGCTGTATCAGCATGTACCACTTATTCATAGCTCTTTTTGGGAAAAAAAGACGAAATGGTGGTCGCCGCCGCTTGATTTACTTACGAGTAAAGGGCATTTACGCACGGTGTCGCTTGTGCGTCCGTTTCGCAGTATGAGTACGTTTGAGCATATGGGCATGTTATCTATCGGCATAGATAGTGGCGTGTTAGAACATAAGCTGCGCAATGCGACGATCGATAGCGGCATCATGCTATTACTTGATGAGCAAGGCCGACTCGTAGCGAGCAACGCCTCTATGCAAGCAAGTGCGAGGTGGCCAAAGGTGCTGCATGAATTAGATAAGGGCAGCGAACCACAGTTTATAGATGTCGGCGAGCACGATGATCGACATATTGTCGTCACGATGCCTGTGCCGGTTGCGCCGTGGCGTATGTATGCCGTTATTCCGTATGAGGCGTTTAGTGCGCAAAATCGCTATGTGTTGCAATTGACGGTGTTGACAGCTGGCATCGCGTTCATTGTGATTTCAGGTGCGGCGTTATTTTTTGTTAAACGCGTTACGATGCCATTAATCCGGCTCGCGCACGGTATTCGCAAGGTGCAGCCAGACCGTCCCTTTGAGCGTGTACCTATTACTTCGCAAGACGAAATCGGATTGCTTGAGAGTAGTTACAATCGCTTGAATGACAATATTGCTCGGTTAACGGAACAAGTGAAAGTGAACGAGGCTCGTAAAAAAGAAGCGGACTTACAAGCACTCCAAGCTCAAATTCAGCCTCATTTTTTATATAATACGTTGTCCTCTGTGCAGTGGCTTGCTTGGATGGACGGGAATCGTAAAATAGCGGATATGGTAGGGGCATTGAGCCATTTTTTGCGGTTCAGTTTAAACCGGGGCTTGGAATATTGTCCTATCGAGCAGGAAATTGCGCACGTTACACATTATTTGCATATTCAAGCGATCCGTTACCCAGAGCGCTTTCAGTTCGTTGTGACACTGCCAACGGAGCTTGAACAAGTTTCTACGTTGAAGCTGCTGTTGCAACCACTAGTAGAAAATTCGCTTATTCACGGTGTGTTAAAAATGCCGTCTGTGCAAGTGGAGGCGACTGAACGATGCATGTTTCAAAATGAAGAGAGCGCGGTATACGCTGCGGCTGTGATTTCGATTGAGGTGGCGTTAGTTGATAATAGCCACATCCGGTTTTGTGTACAAGATAACGGCGTCGGTATGGATGCGGAGGCGATTGCGCGGTTGCGTGCGCAGCTGACGGAGGAACAGCGTAGCAGTTACGGAGTTTACAACGTACAGCAGCGGCTGCGGTTGCATTACGGTGATCAGGCGCAGCTTCTGATCGAAAGCGAGCTTGGCAAAGGAACGAAAGTGACGTTTGAAATTCCGATAGGAGTAAACGGGTAGGGGAGACACTTTTTAAGGAGATGGGGAATTTACATGTTAAAGCTGTTAATTGTCGATGACGAGGTTATTATTCGCACGGGCTTGGTACAAGTTATTCCGTGGTCTGAGCTTGGCTTTGAAGTGCTACCGCCATGTGCTTCAGCGGAAGAGGCAATGATTGTAGTCAGGAATGAGCAGCCGCAGCTTGTTTTAACGGATATTCGAATGACAGGTGAGAGTGGGCTTACTTTGGCAGCTTATATTAAGCAAGTAAGCCCGTTAAGCGAAACGATTGTGTTAACTGGCTACGATGAGTTTCAGTATGCCCAGCAAGCGCTGCGGATCGGGGTGTACGATTATTTATTGAAGGCTAGTCACCCTGACGACATTATTAAAGCTGCGCTTCGTGCGAAGGAGCGAATTATAAGTAAGCGGGAGACAGAGCGAGCTAACGTACGTAAGGAGGCCTCGATTCGCGAGCAGCAGTTGTTGAAGTTGCTGCTGGGTCATACGACTGTGCAGGCGGAAACGAACATGTCAGCTAACTTATTTGTTGACGCAGTTGGAATAACCGGAAGAACTGACGGAGCTAACAGAACGGACAGAACGGACAGGACGGACAGAACAGACAGAACGGACAGAACAGGCAGAATGGGCAGAACCGACGAGTGGGAGAGCTTAGCCATGCGTAGCGCGCCATTCAGTGAGGTCAGTATGGAAACGGGCTCTGGGGGTTCTACGGTTACTAAAGATGCGGTGCATGATGGTTCAACGTCGGGCCCAACGGTCTATGAAGTTGCTTGTATCCACGCATCTGGCTGGGATAAACAACAAAACAGCTTGCTGCTGTTTGCCGTACATAACATGCTGCATGAGCTGATTGAAGGTATGATCATTCGCATCGAGCCGCACATCGTTGTTGTGCGTGCACGCCATGATGTAATGGGCAACTACAAAGGCAATCACAAACACAAACACAATCAAAATCACATACATAGTGGCAATGGCATGAACCACAACACCAACGGTATGAACCACAACACCAATGGCATGAGCCACAACACCAATGGCATAGACCGCAACAACAAGTGGGATTATGTACTCGCCCTTATTGAACGTAAACTAAACTGTCAGTTGTACGCCGGAATCGGGCGTTCGGTTATAGCTCCGGAACAATGGAACGTTTCCTACGCAGATGCTTTAGAGGCCGCTGCTTATTATTGGTTAGTTGACAGCGCGAGTCGGCGCCGCCGTTACTTAACCTATGAAGAGAGCGGACGGCGGTTAGGACAACCAACGATTTGTACAGCTGTAGTTGAAGACGAGCTGATTCAGACGCTCAAGTCCGGTCAGCCAGAACAATTGCGCCAATGGTTGTCTGGCATTGTGAGTCAACTGATCGCAAGCGAGCATGCGACGCCGGAGTCGGTGCAATCGTATGGGCAATCGCTGCTCGTTGCAGCCAGACGTTGGCTGGATCGCTGTGCTGCTGCACTACCCCCTGATACCCAGACTCGCCGGACTACGCAAGCCTCTGAACCGAAATTACATACCCATCGAACAGACTGGGAAACAGGCACAATCATGTCGCCGCGCACCGCAAATCGCCTTGCATGGGAGCAAGCCTTATTTGACGCGCTTCACGCAGCGATGGAGCACTATCGGGACTATATGTCAGGGGCGACGGCTTCCTTTGTGAGGAGCGCGATGAGATATATTCGTGAGCGAGCAGATGGAACATTAACCTTGCAACACGTAGCCAAGCACGTCAATGTGCATCCGAATCATTTAAGTGAAAAATTTAAGCAAGAGACAGGGATGAACTACCTCGAATTTGTCACCGAAGCTCGTTTGGCGCGTGCAAGTCAGATGCTGCGCGATTCAGCTGCCAAAGTGACAGAGGTTGCACGGCTCGTTGGATATGAGGATTTGAAATATTTTTCGCAACTGTTTAAAAAATA harbors:
- a CDS encoding protein phosphatase 2C domain-containing protein: MSSPYGTERVVIRIEPTRQHRQTVEVEAATRQGQGPCNEDSWIVCPENRLFAVIDGVSGMDAYTDSEGRTSGALAALTLTSGIQSEVRASASIEPLARLQRGTLSANEQLRQFMIAHNVPFQQPEHRWGAAHVAVIFDEHVAHWVQTGDCMLYARYTSGAIRAVTHDAVEPFDAAALRVWQQDEAAWHRHERPEAVSDMLLANRRQANRPHGYSVMNGDPQLHQMLESGSLPLSGLSHLIMISDGLYEWREHDTPPSVSWLEQLIEDGVQRYAERLQQYEDNDAYCNQVPRFKKSDDKTGIIISF
- the msrA gene encoding peptide-methionine (S)-S-oxide reductase MsrA; protein product: MTESQAGAPKWELATFAGGCFWCMVTPFEELPGIHSIVSGYIGGHTENPNYKEVCTNTTGHAEAVQITFDPEQFPYEKLLDIFWQQVDPTDAGGQFHDRGSSYRTAIFYHSDEQRELAEQSKRTLEASGRFDKPIATEIAAANTFYPAEEYHQDYHLKNSAHYKRYRQGSGRDVFIAEHWGVTDTERADLKHKLSPMQFHVTQNSGTEPPFQNEFWDHKREGIYVDIVSGEPLFSSCEKYDSGCGWPSFTKPLRPFHVEEKLDLAHGMIRTEVRSRLGDSHLGHVFDDGPASQGGLRYCINSAALRFIPKEELDEAGYGEFKSLFK
- a CDS encoding TerC family protein — encoded protein: MELFSPEFWMALMSIILIDLVLAGDNAIVIGLAARNLPKEQQRKVILWGTFGAIAIRAVATLGVFYLLQIKGLLLIGGLLLIWIAIKLLADEKSHNLQAEYHFWAAVRTIVIADAVMGLDNVLAVAGAAHNSPLLVVLGLIISIPIVILGSTIILKFIDRFPIIITLGSAVLAWTAGKMIVGESFLKPYFANGFVKYGFELALVAVVLVTGWLIKRARERNKPTQLPDDDDLSLKPAQGE
- the nhaC gene encoding Na+/H+ antiporter NhaC, whose amino-acid sequence is MNSTQSETVTFKQSIIIFVTIIGWLLLTILGWQAEPHVPLIIATILTGTLLMVFGQSWKTVEESLLKGLQSSVFPAMLLALIGVLIAVWMMSGTIPTLLVYGTSWFQPQWFTISALLLTVVVSMFVGSSLTTVGTFGVALIGMSESMGVHPAIVAGAVVSGACFGDKMSPLSDTTNFAAAISRVQIPDHIRNMTRTTIPAFVLTCIAFLFFGSSAETDLAQLQAMQRDISQAFHISPWTLLPLAVVLITAFKRLPILVSMLLGIGSGLVVAVIMQGHSNVPELMATMQHGFKTTFAMEEVGNIINRGGLQSMTWAMTLIAIAFSLGGLLQHGGVINALFSRVIAPVKRKETLVVSSGLSAIGVNVITGEQYMSILLPGQLFEAEYEKRGIPRLTLSRTLEDCGTLVNPLIPWGVSGAMMTSALGLTVLDYAPYAFFLWFSPLCTFAFALIPGLKRQTLGE
- a CDS encoding cache domain-containing sensor histidine kinase — translated: MQWLTGSLHRKLSALLVVAIIIPILCLGYVSYSIASSITEEKAKLASLNTLRQMSAVMETIAQDAENMSIFLIGQQEIQQYLSSKQANAAAYMRMIGFLTNLAFSKTYISDIRIIPFNGNSELTNTTIFSSQLYQHVPLIHSSFWEKKTKWWSPPLDLLTSKGHLRTVSLVRPFRSMSTFEHMGMLSIGIDSGVLEHKLRNATIDSGIMLLLDEQGRLVASNASMQASARWPKVLHELDKGSEPQFIDVGEHDDRHIVVTMPVPVAPWRMYAVIPYEAFSAQNRYVLQLTVLTAGIAFIVISGAALFFVKRVTMPLIRLAHGIRKVQPDRPFERVPITSQDEIGLLESSYNRLNDNIARLTEQVKVNEARKKEADLQALQAQIQPHFLYNTLSSVQWLAWMDGNRKIADMVGALSHFLRFSLNRGLEYCPIEQEIAHVTHYLHIQAIRYPERFQFVVTLPTELEQVSTLKLLLQPLVENSLIHGVLKMPSVQVEATERCMFQNEESAVYAAAVISIEVALVDNSHIRFCVQDNGVGMDAEAIARLRAQLTEEQRSSYGVYNVQQRLRLHYGDQAQLLIESELGKGTKVTFEIPIGVNG
- a CDS encoding helix-turn-helix domain-containing protein — encoded protein: MLKLLIVDDEVIIRTGLVQVIPWSELGFEVLPPCASAEEAMIVVRNEQPQLVLTDIRMTGESGLTLAAYIKQVSPLSETIVLTGYDEFQYAQQALRIGVYDYLLKASHPDDIIKAALRAKERIISKRETERANVRKEASIREQQLLKLLLGHTTVQAETNMSANLFVDAVGITGRTDGANRTDRTDRTDRTDRTDRTGRMGRTDEWESLAMRSAPFSEVSMETGSGGSTVTKDAVHDGSTSGPTVYEVACIHASGWDKQQNSLLLFAVHNMLHELIEGMIIRIEPHIVVVRARHDVMGNYKGNHKHKHNQNHIHSGNGMNHNTNGMNHNTNGMSHNTNGIDRNNKWDYVLALIERKLNCQLYAGIGRSVIAPEQWNVSYADALEAAAYYWLVDSASRRRRYLTYEESGRRLGQPTICTAVVEDELIQTLKSGQPEQLRQWLSGIVSQLIASEHATPESVQSYGQSLLVAARRWLDRCAAALPPDTQTRRTTQASEPKLHTHRTDWETGTIMSPRTANRLAWEQALFDALHAAMEHYRDYMSGATASFVRSAMRYIRERADGTLTLQHVAKHVNVHPNHLSEKFKQETGMNYLEFVTEARLARASQMLRDSAAKVTEVARLVGYEDLKYFSQLFKKYYGCTPSEFRDHCSARDENRPL